One Gemmatimonadaceae bacterium genomic window carries:
- a CDS encoding carboxymuconolactone decarboxylase family protein, producing the protein MTHANEDGVILRELDGETAMLVRTGALISGGDEVAMRNALVAANGVVRPEWIEELLLQTYLFAGFPRALNATREWRRISGRAAPDADEGTQYDERAWTARGEVTCAVVYGPSYQRLRSNIRDLHPALDAWMIVEGYGKVLGRPQLDLARRELCVVAACAVARQDRQLHSHLHGALYAGASVAVVSAALATIADVLAPDDARRYAALWSRVQGK; encoded by the coding sequence ATGACGCACGCGAACGAGGACGGCGTTATCCTGCGGGAGCTGGATGGTGAGACGGCGATGCTGGTTCGCACGGGTGCGCTGATTTCCGGTGGCGATGAGGTGGCCATGCGCAATGCGCTGGTGGCCGCCAACGGCGTGGTTCGTCCGGAGTGGATCGAGGAGCTGCTTCTGCAGACGTACCTGTTCGCTGGCTTCCCGCGGGCTCTCAATGCGACCCGCGAGTGGCGTCGGATCTCGGGGCGTGCGGCGCCGGATGCCGATGAAGGCACACAGTACGACGAAAGGGCATGGACGGCGCGGGGTGAGGTCACCTGCGCCGTGGTATACGGTCCGTCATACCAGCGGTTGCGGAGCAACATCCGCGATCTGCATCCGGCACTGGATGCGTGGATGATTGTTGAGGGGTACGGCAAGGTGTTGGGTCGACCGCAACTCGACCTGGCGCGTCGCGAGTTGTGCGTGGTGGCGGCCTGCGCGGTGGCGCGCCAGGATCGTCAGCTGCATTCGCACTTGCATGGTGCGCTGTACGCGGGCGCCTCGGTGGCGGTCGTGTCTGCGGCATTGGCGACCATTGCCGATGTGCTGGCACCGGACGATGCCCGTCGCTACGCGGCTTTGTGGTCCCGCGTCCAGGGCAAGTAG
- a CDS encoding asparaginase — protein MLFSAASASQVPSATVDCGPSDVTTMLDVIVTRGDLVESRHRVHAAVVDWKGQLRMAARNPQLTTWWRSCAKPFQVMPMLDNGQFRALGWGPDELALACASHGGEPEHVALAGAMLSAIGLEEGDLACGPHEPLSSRGARILRESGHRVTRLHNNCSGKHTAMLARAVLEHWPTVGYERHTHPVQQAARDAVSTWTGVAPDAIPVAVDGCGVTVFALPLANMALSYARLGHAARRGDAAPAQIVAAMTGQPFLVGGTDRFDTLLMEACGGRVLCKIGAEGVHTLALLEQGIGMAVKVEDGAHRAQYPAVLALLAALGELPDPLPDALRDLTGRQVRNTRGEVVGEIRVSAIGVGHLVVSAGDAST, from the coding sequence GTGTTGTTCTCTGCCGCTTCCGCTTCGCAGGTGCCTTCGGCCACGGTCGACTGCGGCCCGTCCGACGTGACCACGATGCTCGACGTGATCGTCACGCGGGGGGATCTGGTTGAGTCACGACATCGCGTCCACGCGGCCGTGGTCGACTGGAAGGGGCAACTGCGCATGGCCGCCCGCAATCCGCAGCTGACGACGTGGTGGCGCTCGTGTGCCAAGCCGTTCCAGGTCATGCCCATGCTCGACAACGGACAGTTTCGCGCGCTCGGATGGGGCCCTGACGAATTGGCGCTGGCGTGTGCTTCGCATGGCGGCGAACCGGAACATGTGGCGCTGGCCGGCGCGATGCTTTCCGCGATCGGCCTCGAGGAGGGCGATCTGGCCTGCGGTCCGCATGAACCACTGTCGTCCCGCGGCGCGCGGATCTTGCGTGAGAGTGGTCATCGCGTGACGCGACTGCACAACAACTGTTCCGGAAAGCATACGGCGATGCTGGCGCGGGCGGTGCTGGAGCACTGGCCCACCGTTGGGTACGAGCGCCATACCCATCCGGTCCAACAGGCGGCCCGCGATGCGGTCAGCACGTGGACGGGCGTCGCGCCAGACGCGATCCCGGTGGCCGTCGACGGCTGCGGGGTCACGGTGTTTGCGTTGCCGCTGGCCAACATGGCGCTGTCGTATGCGCGACTCGGCCATGCCGCGCGCCGTGGTGACGCGGCGCCCGCGCAAATCGTGGCCGCGATGACAGGTCAGCCGTTCCTCGTCGGAGGCACCGATCGATTCGACACGTTGCTGATGGAAGCGTGCGGTGGCCGCGTGTTGTGCAAGATTGGCGCGGAAGGCGTGCACACGCTGGCGCTGCTGGAACAGGGAATCGGGATGGCCGTGAAGGTGGAAGACGGAGCACATCGGGCGCAGTATCCGGCAGTCCTGGCCCTGTTGGCCGCACTTGGCGAACTCCCCGACCCGCTCCCCGACGCATTGCGGGACCTGACCGGTCGGCAGGTACGCAATACGCGCGGCGAAGTTGTGGGTGAGATCCGCGTGAGTGCGATTGGGGTGGGGCATCTCGTGGTGAGCGCCGGGGACGCCTCGACGTGA